The uncultured Hyphomonas sp. genome includes a window with the following:
- a CDS encoding class I adenylate-forming enzyme family protein, whose translation MSPPDATLISRIRVHASERPDQPALADNRETLSWRTFDAESNHIAHALIREGTEPGDRIAVIGDSSVRTALITIGILKAGATHVPVPTMLAADAIDRIVADSGSKIVFASKKFEALARTVSDTVGGRIVSIDFDAPQWTTLHEFLDDAPTSPLRSEPAPDDEFNIIYSSGTTGTPKGIVISHAMRAKAALDFGAVSFPPGARTLVTTALYSNWTMGALIYTLWAGGTLRFLGKFSPAALTQTVADFEPHNVFLVPVQIDRLLGDPTLTKPIESLPPAMKWSAGSYLAPDAKAQLLSQWAGGLTEIYGMTEGAPFTMLRADEFPDKLNTVGRANPPEDVKIIDEDDQELPVGKRGEIVGRVRSVMKSYNNNPIATDALIWRDSDGNDWFRSGDIGLLDTDGFLQVTDRKKDMIISGGFNIYASDLELVLLSHPDVSEAAVFGVPSPKWGETPAAAIVLNKGATVSESDLLHWTNERLGKLQRLCGLVLIDELPRGSLEKILKRELRDTYTHLSDRS comes from the coding sequence ACCAGCCGGCCCTTGCAGACAATCGTGAGACACTCAGCTGGCGAACCTTTGATGCAGAGTCGAACCACATCGCCCACGCCCTTATCCGGGAAGGCACTGAACCGGGAGACCGTATCGCAGTCATCGGCGACTCCAGTGTGCGCACGGCATTGATTACGATCGGTATACTGAAGGCTGGCGCAACTCACGTTCCAGTCCCAACGATGTTGGCTGCAGATGCAATTGACCGCATTGTTGCGGACAGTGGATCGAAAATCGTATTTGCAAGCAAGAAGTTTGAGGCCCTGGCCCGAACAGTGTCGGACACTGTCGGCGGCCGAATTGTTTCGATCGACTTCGATGCGCCCCAATGGACCACATTGCACGAATTTCTGGACGATGCGCCCACCTCCCCGCTTCGGTCAGAGCCGGCGCCGGATGATGAATTCAACATAATTTACAGTTCCGGTACAACCGGCACCCCGAAAGGGATCGTGATCAGCCATGCCATGCGCGCCAAAGCTGCTCTCGATTTCGGAGCCGTATCATTCCCACCGGGCGCGCGAACGCTGGTGACCACGGCTCTATACTCGAATTGGACGATGGGGGCCCTGATCTACACGCTCTGGGCCGGCGGAACGCTTCGGTTTCTGGGCAAGTTTTCACCTGCAGCGCTTACACAGACGGTAGCGGACTTCGAACCGCACAATGTCTTCCTGGTGCCGGTTCAGATCGACCGGCTTCTAGGCGACCCGACGCTGACGAAGCCAATCGAATCACTGCCACCCGCGATGAAATGGAGCGCCGGTTCTTACCTTGCGCCAGACGCCAAGGCGCAGCTCCTGTCACAATGGGCGGGAGGCCTGACCGAGATCTATGGCATGACCGAAGGGGCCCCTTTCACAATGCTACGAGCAGACGAATTTCCGGACAAACTGAATACTGTCGGCCGGGCAAACCCGCCAGAGGACGTCAAGATCATTGACGAGGATGATCAGGAGTTGCCGGTCGGCAAACGGGGCGAAATCGTCGGCCGCGTGCGTAGCGTGATGAAAAGTTACAATAACAACCCAATTGCGACTGATGCACTTATCTGGCGGGACTCTGACGGCAATGACTGGTTCCGCTCCGGCGATATAGGTCTTCTGGATACAGACGGTTTTCTTCAAGTGACCGACCGCAAAAAGGACATGATTATCTCGGGCGGCTTCAACATTTATGCCTCAGATCTTGAACTGGTTCTTCTGTCCCATCCAGATGTTTCGGAAGCGGCAGTATTCGGCGTTCCGAGCCCAAAATGGGGTGAAACGCCAGCAGCAGCGATTGTTCTGAACAAGGGCGCCACGGTCTCCGAAAGCGACCTACTCCATTGGACCAATGAACGGCTTGGCAAACTGCAGCGGCTCTGCGGACTCGTCCTGATCGACGAACTCCCACGCGGCAGCCTCGAGAAAATCCTGAAGCGCGAACTTCGCGATACCTATACCCACCTTAGCGACCGGAGCTGA
- the dgcA gene encoding N-acetyl-D-Glu racemase DgcA, translating to MTKIRNLSIFIEEWPLIKPFTISRGTDNSAVVIVVRVDQDGKSGWGESTPYARYDETTDSVKAAIEACRTEIETQANPDVNALGLQGAAANALDCALIDLAAKLKDEPAWRMLGESEPKALITTTTVTLGDPDSMAEDALLFPDQKLIKIKLGSADGDLERVAAVHKARPDAKLICDANEGWSVEQLIEYAPRLKALGIEMIEQPCPAGDDEGLRGLKLPITLCADESCHVASDVADLVGKYQMVNIKLDKTGGLHGALDLVKAAKAHDMGIMVGCMLSTSLAMAPGLIVGQHAEYVDLDAPLALRKDRDHCMEYADGLVRPASPALWG from the coding sequence ATGACCAAAATCAGAAATTTGAGCATTTTTATTGAAGAGTGGCCCCTCATTAAGCCCTTCACAATCTCGCGCGGCACCGACAACAGTGCCGTCGTCATCGTCGTGCGCGTTGATCAAGACGGGAAATCCGGGTGGGGCGAAAGCACACCTTATGCGCGCTATGATGAAACGACGGACAGCGTAAAGGCAGCCATCGAAGCGTGCCGAACCGAGATCGAAACGCAGGCCAATCCTGACGTCAATGCACTGGGTCTGCAAGGGGCCGCAGCGAATGCGCTTGATTGCGCCTTGATCGACCTCGCGGCGAAGCTGAAGGACGAACCGGCCTGGCGCATGCTCGGAGAATCCGAACCGAAAGCCCTGATCACGACCACAACCGTCACGCTGGGCGATCCAGACAGTATGGCCGAGGACGCCCTTCTGTTTCCTGACCAAAAGCTGATCAAGATCAAATTGGGCAGCGCCGATGGCGACCTGGAACGTGTCGCTGCTGTTCATAAGGCACGCCCGGATGCAAAACTCATCTGTGACGCAAATGAAGGCTGGAGCGTCGAGCAGTTGATCGAGTACGCGCCGCGCCTCAAAGCGCTTGGTATCGAAATGATCGAACAGCCCTGTCCTGCAGGCGACGATGAGGGGCTACGGGGTCTGAAGCTCCCTATCACCCTGTGTGCGGACGAATCCTGCCACGTCGCGAGTGATGTCGCCGACCTCGTCGGCAAGTACCAGATGGTGAACATTAAGCTGGATAAGACCGGTGGCCTGCATGGAGCGCTGGACCTCGTGAAAGCGGCCAAAGCGCACGATATGGGCATCATGGTTGGCTGCATGCTGTCGACGTCGTTGGCCATGGCACCGGGCTTAATCGTCGGACAGCATGCGGAATATGTCGATCTCGATGCACCACTTGCACTTCGGAAGGATCGTGATCATTGCATGGAATATGCTGATGGTCTTGTACGTCCGGCTTCACCAGCTCTGTGGGGCTGA
- the pip gene encoding prolyl aminopeptidase, protein MTITASEKLYPPIEPYQTGWLDVGDGHNLYWEESGNPDGVPVVYLHGGPGGALGPAVRQFYDPEFYRIVYFHQRGAGRSTPLGETRANTTAHLISDIERLRQALDVPAWVVAGGSWGSTLALAYAEAHPHACLALLVNGVFLGRPRDIAWFFEGARDFHPRAWKAFLEFLPEPERADYFAAYARRILNDDPAVYGPAVKAWSAYEGTIATLVPDPSVFDSFQDDTFALAYARMNIHYFGNNCFLDETPILDRIGRLSGIPGLIVHGRYDMATAYRSAVELVDVWEEAELITVPDAGHSRFDPPNTLALLAAQERLKALLGAREAR, encoded by the coding sequence ATGACCATCACAGCTTCGGAAAAACTGTATCCTCCGATAGAGCCGTACCAGACAGGATGGCTCGACGTTGGTGACGGACATAATCTGTATTGGGAAGAATCCGGCAATCCGGATGGTGTTCCTGTCGTTTATCTGCATGGCGGCCCCGGCGGGGCACTGGGGCCTGCCGTGCGGCAGTTCTACGATCCTGAATTCTACCGGATTGTATATTTCCACCAGCGTGGCGCGGGACGGTCGACTCCTTTGGGGGAAACGCGCGCGAACACCACCGCGCACCTGATCTCAGATATTGAACGGTTGAGACAGGCACTGGACGTTCCGGCATGGGTCGTCGCGGGTGGATCCTGGGGATCAACGCTGGCATTGGCCTATGCTGAGGCGCATCCGCACGCGTGTCTTGCACTACTGGTGAACGGAGTTTTCCTTGGCCGGCCTCGCGACATTGCCTGGTTTTTCGAAGGCGCACGCGATTTTCATCCGAGGGCTTGGAAAGCCTTTCTGGAATTCCTTCCGGAACCGGAGCGCGCGGACTATTTTGCCGCTTATGCACGCCGCATTCTGAACGACGACCCGGCTGTTTATGGACCCGCCGTCAAAGCATGGTCGGCCTATGAGGGAACAATTGCGACCCTCGTGCCGGATCCGTCGGTTTTCGATAGCTTTCAGGATGATACCTTTGCGCTCGCCTATGCGCGGATGAATATACACTACTTCGGGAACAATTGCTTTCTCGACGAGACTCCGATTCTCGACAGGATTGGCCGGCTCTCTGGAATCCCCGGATTGATAGTGCACGGACGGTATGACATGGCCACGGCTTATCGTTCTGCTGTAGAACTCGTGGACGTCTGGGAGGAAGCAGAACTCATTACAGTGCCGGATGCCGGACACAGCCGGTTCGATCCACCAAACACGTTGGCGCTGCTTGCCGCGCAGGAGCGATTGAAAGCGTTGCTTGGGGCGCGTGAGGCACGATGA
- a CDS encoding alpha/beta hydrolase, which translates to MKVDIGGVRLFVDIDGFSLVPCGKTMCERPTIVLVHGGPGFDHTIQKAFTDKLTPFAQVVCFDQRGHGRSDRSTSEFWNLATWADDIVRLCDVLGIERPIVMGSSFGGIVAQEYAVRHPGHAAGLILHCTTPHFNLERIAAKFGQLGGAEAKALAEALWKDPGNPDLLGPYTEHCMPFYNVRKRDPSATAGWGMSTPDVLSHFYSFGQEGHQFDYRSRLGAVTYPVLLMAGEEDPICPIADSEDIAAALPSELTQFHRFAKCGHGINWDDPEGFIAAIHDFVVQIPSSIK; encoded by the coding sequence ATGAAGGTTGATATCGGCGGCGTTCGTCTTTTCGTCGACATAGATGGCTTTTCATTGGTCCCATGCGGCAAGACCATGTGTGAGCGGCCCACAATTGTTCTGGTTCATGGCGGGCCGGGATTCGATCATACGATTCAGAAGGCATTTACGGACAAACTCACCCCGTTCGCGCAGGTCGTTTGCTTCGACCAACGTGGTCATGGGCGATCAGATCGATCGACATCAGAGTTTTGGAACCTAGCGACATGGGCAGATGATATCGTGCGCCTGTGCGATGTGCTGGGAATAGAGCGTCCAATCGTGATGGGGTCTTCCTTTGGCGGAATTGTCGCGCAGGAATATGCCGTCCGTCATCCCGGACACGCTGCGGGCCTCATCCTCCACTGCACGACCCCCCATTTCAATCTGGAGCGGATCGCGGCAAAGTTCGGACAACTTGGCGGTGCTGAGGCCAAGGCACTTGCCGAAGCGCTCTGGAAAGACCCTGGTAATCCGGACCTCCTGGGGCCGTACACCGAGCATTGCATGCCATTCTATAATGTACGCAAGCGAGACCCTTCCGCTACAGCCGGGTGGGGTATGTCAACGCCTGACGTGCTCAGCCATTTCTACAGTTTTGGACAGGAGGGGCATCAGTTTGACTATCGCTCGCGGTTGGGCGCAGTGACGTATCCGGTCCTGCTGATGGCGGGGGAAGAAGACCCGATCTGCCCAATTGCGGATAGCGAGGACATCGCCGCAGCGCTTCCGTCAGAGCTTACGCAATTTCATCGCTTTGCTAAGTGCGGCCATGGGATCAACTGGGACGATCCGGAGGGCTTTATTGCAGCCATCCACGATTTCGTGGTTCAGATACCCTCATCGATAAAGTAG